A window of Cryptomeria japonica chromosome 3, Sugi_1.0, whole genome shotgun sequence contains these coding sequences:
- the LOC131072080 gene encoding uncharacterized protein LOC131072080 isoform X3, translating into MLSSETLARIKERTKQAMQNPKVKLKLAQAQHLRATSENKERKEEIREILRTASKARWKRSVLLQTCIIDWKESIAESARSGVDGEDELHWDSYNTLKEDIHQEWLQAIAANKSIQKENTGRRAAKPAEQRQKIAESIKAKWADPEYRKNVMIGRKKTEKSNHLMVPKTRVAMEDKKREKCSRPRKQLLDKNSDHRKQKKARSIHKNKLQPRYSDPQAEAKLQMIKRIRAQRADLELDKREATERAMLLISEALKAAKALESAATVDTSVRTFLLEIRGLIDEAMHSMQIAESGSSTNTSMIESVFNRPTYRATHFVDKSEVADAAIAVSDDNNGVHQISVTKSRQEYENSLLAYKSETYLGSEISRSLYHDSHESSHPISSPKIGPSEVSGYINSCIGSELEGRSDLVSEEDAMFSVERNSVGQIATLIDKQDNPD; encoded by the exons taaggagaggaaagaagaaataCGTGAAATTCTGAGGACAGCAAGCAAAGCACGTTGGAAGAGATCAGTGTTGCTGCAAACATGTATAATTGATTGGAAAGAGAGCATTGCAGAATCAGCAAGGAGTGGAGTTGATGGTGAAGATGAGTTACATTGGGATAGTTATAATACTTTGAAAGAAGATATACACCAAGAGTGGTTGCAGGCTATTGCAGCCAACAAGTCCATTCAAAAGGAGAATACAGGCAGGAGAGCTGCAAAACCAGCAGAACAACGGCAAAAAATAGCAGAGTCCATCAAAGCCAAATGGGCAGATCCT GAGTACCGGAAAAATGTGATGATTGGAAGGAAGAAGACAGAAAAGTCAAACCACTTGATGGTGCCTAAAACACGCGTTGCAATGGAagacaaaaagagagaaaagtgcTCAAGACCAAGAAAACAACTGTTAGACAAAAATTCTGatcatagaaaacaaaaaaaagcaaGGTCCATTCATAAGAATAAATTGCAACCACGATATTCAGACCCACAGGCAGAGGCCAAATTACAGATGATAAAGAGAATTCGAGCGCAACGGGCAGACCTGGAACTGGATAAAAGAGAAGCTACAGAGCGAGCAAT GTTGCTAATATCAGAAGCCTTAAAAGCGGCAAAAGCCTTGGAGTCTGCTGCAACTGTCGATACTTCAGTGCGAACTTTTCTTTTGGAAATTCGTGGACTCATTGATGAGGCCATGCATTCAATGCAAATCGCAGAATCTGGCAGTAGTACCAATACATCCATGATAGAAAGTGTTTTTAACAGACCAACTTATAGAGCCACTCATTTTGTGGACAAATCTGAGGTAGCTGATGCTGCAATAGCTGTTTCTGATGATAATAATGGAGTGCATCAAATATCTGTGACCAAGAGCAGGCAAGAATATGAAAACTCTCTGCTTGCATACAAGTCAGAAACATACCTAGGAAGCGAAATATCAAGAAGCTTATACCATGATTCTCATGAATCCAGCCATCCCATTTCATCCCCTAAAATTGGCCCATCAGAAGTTTCTGGGTACATTAATTCTTGTATAGGCTCTGAACTTGAGGGAAGAAGTGACTTAGTTAGTGAAGAAGATGCTATGTTTTCTGTAGAAAGAAATTCTGTTGGGCAAATCGCTACGTTGATTGATAAACAGGACAATCCTGATTGA